The sequence TATCATGGCAAACTAATGAAACTAGCGGGGGGAATTTTTCACACCCACCACCATTTAGCTGATGGACGGCGAGAAATTTTAGCGGCTCACTGTGCGTTAGCTGGGTTAAAGTCTTCAGATATACAAGTAATTTTTCATAGTGCTACCGCTGAAGCAGCACTAACATATCTGCGATCGCTTGATAGAGACACGGGTAGTGATTGGGTGAACCAAGTTTATGGAGCGATCGCTGCTGCTATCGACTCCCGCGCCCAAGAATACATCAAAAGCCATAGCCACAGAGATAAATCAGATACCATCTGCGGCTCGATTCTCTTCGACCGCGATCGCAAAATTATTGTAAAGAGCAAAACTGCTTGTATCTTATCCGGAAAATTATGCTAATTTATTATGAATTATCATAAACTATCCAAATAAATAGTCTTTCAGTAACCAACTTAAGGTAAGTCCTTTATTTAATACCATGACCAGTCCATCGGCTAGACAGACGCGGTGTAAAGCGCGTCTGTAGGGAATTTTATTACCATTACCAGCCAACCCTGGGGAAGTGATGGTATCTACAAGACCACAAAGCAACGAATTATTATTACTGACACACTTTCACCATCAGGAACACAGCGGTGACTCTACTAACTGAACAAGCACCTCAAACAGTAGAAGATTGGGGACGTCTCGATCGCCAAATGGTTGTGATTTTGGACTTCGGCTCCCAATATTCCGAGCTGATTGCCCGTCGCATCCGCGAAACTCAAGTATACTCCGAAGTTCTTTCATACCGCACTACTTCTGAACAATTACGACAAATAAATCCCAAAGGAATTATCCTTTCTGGCGGGCCGAATTCAGTGTATGGTAACAGCGCTCCCCACCCAGACCCGGAAATTTGGAACTTGGGCATCCCCATTTTAGGTGTATGCTACGGTATGCAACTGATGGTCAGTCAACTAGGCGGAGAGGTAGCCAAGGCTGACAGGGGTGAGTATGGCAAAGCATCGTTGTATATAGATGATCCCACAGACCTGCTCACCAACGTCGAAGATGGCACAACCATGTGGATGAGCCATGGAGACTCAGTAATCCAAATGCCTCCAGGTTTTGAATTGTTAGCCCATACTGAGAATACACCTTGCGCGGCGATCGCTGATCATGAGCGCAAACTCTACGGTGTGCAGTTCCATCCGGAAGTAGTGCATTCCGTGGGTGGGATAGCATTAATTCGTAATTTTGTCTACCATATTTGCGAATGCGAACCCACATGGACAACCGCAGCTTTTGTGGAAGAAGCAATTAGAGAAATCCGCGCCAGAGTTGGGGATAAGCGGGTGTTGTTGGCGCTTTCTGGAGGTGTGGATTCTTCTACCCTAGCCTTTTTATTGTATAGAGCGATCGGTGAACAGCTAACTTGTGTGTTTATCGACCAAGGCTTTATGCGTAAATATGAGCCAGAGCGGTTAGTCAAGCTGTTCCACGAACAATTTCATATTCCTGTAGAGTATGTTAACGCCCGCGAGCGGTTTATCGCCAAAATTGCCGGCGTTACCGATCCCGAAGAAAAACGCCGCCGCATCGGTCATGAATTCATCCACGTGTTTGAGGAAACATCCAAACGCCTCGGTCACTTCGATTATTTAGCCCAAGGTACCCTGTATCCAGATGTCATCGAATCCGCTGACACCAACGTTGATCCTCAAACTGGGGAACGGGTAGCCGTGAAAATCAAGAGCCATCATAACGTTGGCGGTTTACCTAAAGACCTGCGGTTTAAATTAGTCGAACCCCTACGGAAACTTTTTAAAGATGAAGTCCGCAGGGTGGGGCGTTCCATCGGCTTACCAGAAGAAATTGTCCAAAGACAGCCTTTTCCTGGCCCTGGTTTGGCAATTCGTATTTTAGGTGAAGTCACCGCCGAAAG is a genomic window of Fortiea contorta PCC 7126 containing:
- the guaA gene encoding glutamine-hydrolyzing GMP synthase, with product MVVILDFGSQYSELIARRIRETQVYSEVLSYRTTSEQLRQINPKGIILSGGPNSVYGNSAPHPDPEIWNLGIPILGVCYGMQLMVSQLGGEVAKADRGEYGKASLYIDDPTDLLTNVEDGTTMWMSHGDSVIQMPPGFELLAHTENTPCAAIADHERKLYGVQFHPEVVHSVGGIALIRNFVYHICECEPTWTTAAFVEEAIREIRARVGDKRVLLALSGGVDSSTLAFLLYRAIGEQLTCVFIDQGFMRKYEPERLVKLFHEQFHIPVEYVNARERFIAKIAGVTDPEEKRRRIGHEFIHVFEETSKRLGHFDYLAQGTLYPDVIESADTNVDPQTGERVAVKIKSHHNVGGLPKDLRFKLVEPLRKLFKDEVRRVGRSIGLPEEIVQRQPFPGPGLAIRILGEVTAERLNILRDADLIVRQEINQRGLYHDVWQAFAVLLPIRSVGVMGDQRTYAYPIVLRIVTSEDGMTADWARVPYDVLEVISTRIVNEVKGVNRVVYDITSKPPGTIEWE